The Clostridiales bacterium genomic sequence GTAATCTTATTCCCCTTTCGCGAGATAAAAGTAATCGAGTATTTTATTATGCGACAATAAGTAACATTTACAAAGCGTCGAATAAATGTTCGGTATTATGTTATAACGGTTGCATTTTTTTTCGTAAAGTATTACAATATATAAAGATTATCATTTTTTACGGAAGTAACATGAAGAAGGATAAAATCAAAGTAGGAATAGTCGGCGCAAACGGTTATGCAGGAGCTGAGGTCATGCGGCTTATTTCGTCGCATCCTTACGCCGAGCTCGTCGCGGTAACAAGCCGAGCGCACTCAGGCAAGCGCGTATGCGACGTCTTTCCCGCGCTGCCGATCGATCTCGCTTTTACCGATATGACCGATCCCGTGCTCTTATCGTGCGACGTGGTGTTTGTTGCCCTACCGCAAACAGCGGGCGCGGAGCTAGTTGGAAAGCTTATCGATGCGAACGTGCGCGTTATCGATCTTTCCGCCGATTATCGGTTCGACGATATCGACGTATACAACTCAACCTATGGCGTTACTCACCCGCGCCCTGATCTTAACAAGCTCGCGGTCTACGGGCTGTGCGAGGTCAATCGCAAACAAATAGCGGGAGCCAAGCTAGTCGCAAACCCCGGCTGCTACGTTACTAGCGTTCTTCTCCCCATGCTTCCGCTGTGCAAGATGGGCTTAGCCGCAAACATAATTGCGGACAGCAAGAGCGGCGTTAGCGGCGCGGGCCGCAAGAGCGACGAGGCGTATTCGTTCTGCACTCTCGACGAGAACTTCAAGGCGTATGGACTTTTCACCCACCGTCACGCGCCCGAGATGCG encodes the following:
- a CDS encoding N-acetyl-gamma-glutamyl-phosphate reductase, whose protein sequence is MKKDKIKVGIVGANGYAGAEVMRLISSHPYAELVAVTSRAHSGKRVCDVFPALPIDLAFTDMTDPVLLSCDVVFVALPQTAGAELVGKLIDANVRVIDLSADYRFDDIDVYNSTYGVTHPRPDLNKLAVYGLCEVNRKQIAGAKLVANPGCYVTSVLLPMLPLCKMGLAANIIADSKSGVSGAGRKSDEAYSFCTLDENFKAYGLFTHRHAPEMREKLGVDVLFTPHLLPIKRGILSTVYFTTPDPEKAENVLKSSYHGETFIQYSDSLPEISSVAHTNRCIYSARFDGNRGIVVSVIDNLLKGAAGQAVQNMNIMFGINETAGLPVHSPI